A stretch of DNA from bacterium:
CGGACGCGGGGCCCCAAAGGACCAGCTTGCCGTCCTCGTTGTAGGCCCCCCAGGCGAGCAGGGAGAGATCCACGACGATGAGTTTTTCCCCGCCCGAGTCGCGCTTTTTCGGGAAAGGAGAGAGGTCCATCAACGAAATGCGCTTGAGCTTCTTGGGAACGGCCAGGATCATGCCGGGGCGGAGCCGCACGTTCATCCGATTGACCCGTTGGACCAGATCCCGTTCGCCGTCGTCGCTCCAGAGCGTCTGCCAGGTCTCTGCCTCGGCGATTTCCCGGCACTCGTACCCTTTTTGGGTGCAGAGGATTTCTCCGTAACGGGTCTCGGACGCGGCGGGCAGCGGCGCGCCCAGGAGAATTTCGGTCAAGACAAGAATTCCTGAGAAGAACTTCTTCAAGAGGGCTTCTTCGGGGGAAGCGTGAGAATGGAGCAGGGCGCATGGCGGACGACGCCGGTCGCGACGCTTCCCAGGACCAGGCG
This window harbors:
- a CDS encoding L,D-transpeptidase, whose product is MTEILLGAPLPAASETRYGEILCTQKGYECREIAEAETWQTLWSDDGERDLVQRVNRMNVRLRPGMILAVPKKLKRISLMDLSPFPKKRDSGGEKLIVVDLSLLAWGAYNEDGKLVLWGPASGGKKWCPDVRSRCRSPGGDFYVLSKGSPKCRSRKFPIGRGGAPMPYCLFFRRGYALHGSPEVPGYNASHGCVRLFTPDARWLNEVFAEAPAEENGFQGTAVTVLPYEDPIPLLPP